From a single Arachis hypogaea cultivar Tifrunner chromosome 3, arahy.Tifrunner.gnm2.J5K5, whole genome shotgun sequence genomic region:
- the LOC112792812 gene encoding uncharacterized protein has product MAASYLPLPASCDMYCFSQDQASNDQFGFNICWARLHSLGYGISISEDGACDSDVSELLVKPVQLVRGDELLDHEFVNILHALQVIHFYCWQGSALKTKALNVHTNVLKLSDKDKEKINCLKSVLLNDEDLVLKVFGSMPLEENGGICFDWTGIVAAIAAWEDYGKIM; this is encoded by the exons ATGGCTGCATCGTATCTTCCTCTGCCTGCATCCTGTGATATGTATTGTTTTTCGCAGGATCAAGCTTCCAATGACCAGTTTGGTTTTAATATATGTTGGGCCagacttcatagtcttggatatggCATTTCTATATCCGAAGACGGTGCCTGTGACTCAGATGTATCTGAATTACTGGTGAAGCCAGTGCAGTTAGTAAGAGGAGATGAGTTGTTAGACCATGAATTTGTCAATATTTTGCATGCACTGCAG GTCATCCATTTCTATTGTTGGCAAGGATCTGCCTTAAAGACCAAGGCATTGAATGTGCACACGAACGTGCTAAAACTTTCAGATAAGGACAAGGAGAAAATCAACTGTCTGAAGTCTGTACTTTTGAATGATGAAGATTTGGTATTGAAGGTTTTTGGGAGTATGCCTTTGGAAGAAAATGGAGGCATTTGCTTTGACTGGACAGGAATTGTGGCTGCAATTGCTGCTTGGGAAGATTATGGGAAGATTATGTGA
- the LOC112786113 gene encoding uncharacterized protein → MLLWKRVHFHNASGLLTRFLPRRSQHHSSADADAVVVTRDLPNRNRRLPLRFCVWVALKFESLVDQHFRNEVSCTLATKEWCSLYWDALQLLKKSEIFISSESVRALIRTYSYMGLAEEAIQCFDRMSEFDCEPDAHAYNTILKVVLKKDLFVLAFSLYNVMLRSNSLPDDHTYTLLIGGFCKIGNFNAALEMLDDMSKRGVLPDVKTYTAIIYGLCQWKKVDEAFRLFNTMKENGCLPTLRCYNVLIDGFCKNGRTDEALSLLSLLRIDGFALNLQSYCSLINSFIHAKRYSEAYVWYTKMFKRGIVPDVTLYAIMIRGLSEEGRVGEAAKMLDEMIGMGLVPDAYCYNALIKGFCDIGRLDQARSLQLEVSKDEQFHNAYTYTILICGMCRNGMVGEAREIFNQMEKLGCLPSVVTFSALMHGLCKARRIEEAHLLLHEMEIGRSPSLFFRLSQGSDRVFDSVSLQKKVEQMCEAGEVLNAYKLLKQLAGSGVVPNIITYNILINGFCKTGNINAAIKLFKELQLKGISPDSITYGTLVDGLYRANREDDAFKIREHMLKHGCQPGLSNSNAHMSWLNKKGKVSMAFNLYFEYLKSLPRWDNDSINVLENHFIRGNVKEVIRGLLEMDFKCRDFNLAPYTILITGFCMAKKVDEALAIFSVLGEFNININPTSCVHLIDILCEEGKLDDAVNIFLYTLEKSFMLRPRICNKLLKCLLLSIDKKDYAIDLVDRMQSHGYCLNSHQYDKAMYVIRRLRRRRSNKMQNFE, encoded by the coding sequence ATGCTGTTGTGGAAACGAGTCCATTTCCACAATGCTTCCGGACTGCTCACAAGGTTCCTCCCTCGCCGATCGCAGCACCACTCTTCTGCTGACGCAGACGCCGTCGTCGTCACGCGAGATCTCCCTAATCGTAACCGCCGACTCCCCCTCCGTTTCTGCGTGTGGGTCGCGCTCAAGTTCGAGAGCCTCGTGGATCAGCATTTCCGTAACGAGGTAAGTTGCACTCTCGCCACTAAGGAGTGGTGCTCCCTTTACTGGGACGCGCTCCAGCTTCTGAAGAAATCTGAGATTTTCATAAGTTCTGAATCTGTTAGAGCCCTCATAAGGACCTATTCCTATATGGGTCTTGCTGAAGAAGCCATTCAGTGTTTTGATAGAATGTCTGAGTTCGATTGTGAGCCTGATGCTCACGCCTataacactatcttgaaggttgTGCTCAAGAAAGACTTGTTTGTGTTGGCTTTTTCGCTCTATAATGTTATGCTTAGGTCTAATTCTTTGCCAGATGACCACACGTACACTCTCTTGATTGGTGGATTCTGTAAGATTGGAAACTTCAATGCTGCCCTCGAGATGCTCGATGATATGAGCAAGAGAGGTGTGCTGCCTGATGTTAAGACGTATACGGCTATTATTTATGGCCTCTGTCAGTGGAAGAAGGTTGATGAGGCGTTTAGGTTGTTTAACACTATGAAAGAAAATGGGTGCTTGCCTACTTTGCGCTGTTATAATGTCTTGATTGATGGGTTTTGCAAGAACGGGAGGACAGATGAAGCGCTTTCTTTGCTGTCTTTGTTGAGGATAGATGGTTTTGCTCTTAATCTGCAGAGTTACTGTTCTCTGATAAATAGCTTCATTCACGCCAAGAGATATAGTGAGGCATATGTATGGTACACCAAGATGTTTAAGAGGGGAATTGTGCCGGATGTTACATTATATGCTATCATGATACGTGGTTTGTCCGAAGAGGGTAGGGTTGGTGAAGCTGCAAAGATGTTAGATGAGATGATTGGGATGGGTTTAGTACCAGACGCCTATTGTTACAATGCATTAATCAAAGGTTTTTGTGACATAGGTCGTTTGGACCAAGCTAGATCTCTTCAGCTTGAGGTTTCCAAGGACGAACAGTTTCATAATGCTTACACCTACACCATTCTCATCTGTGGCATGTGTAGGAATGGAATGGTTGGAGAGGCACGGGAGATATTTAATCAGATGGAAAAACTTGGATGTCTCCCTTCAGTTGTGACCTTCAGTGCTCTGATGCATGGCCTTTGCAAGGCTCGCAGAATTGAGGAAGCACACCTTTTACTGCACGAGATGGAGATTGGGAGAAGCCCATCTTTGTTTTTCCGGCTTTCTCAGGGTTCTGACAGGGTTTTTGATAGTGTTAGTCTCCAGAAAAAGGTGGAGCAAATGTGTGAGGCTGGTGAAGTTTTGAATGCTTACAAGCTTCTCAAACAACTTGCTGGGAGTGGGGTTGTGCCTAACATTATCACATACAACATTTTAATCAATGGTTTTTGCAAAACTGGTAATATCAACGCTGCTATCAAGCTTTTCAAGGAGCTGCAACTAAAGGGGATCTCACCTGATTCTATTACTTATGGGACACTTGTTGATGGACTTTATAGGGCTAACAGAGAAGATGACGCCTTTAAGATCCGTGAACATATGTTGAAGCATGGTTGTCAACCTGGATTATCAAATTCTAATGCCCATATGAGCTGGTTAAACAAAAAGGGGAAGGTCTCGATGGCCTTCAATCTTTACTTTGAATATCTGAAAAGCCTTCCGAGGTGGGATAATGATTCAATCAACGTGTTGGAGAACCATTTTATCAGAGGAAATGTGAAAGAAGTAATTCGAGGCTTACTGGAAATGGACTTCAAATGTAGAGATTTTAATTTAGCTCCATACACAATTCTAATTACTGGGTTCTGTATGGCAAAAAAGGTAGATGAAGCATTAGCTATATTTTCTGTTCTTGGTGAGTTCAATATTAATATCAATCCTACAAGTTGTGTACATTTGATTGATATTCTCTGTGAGGAagggaagctggatgatgcagtAAACATATTCCTCTACACCCTAGAAAAAAGTTTCATGTTGAGGCCAAGAATTTGTAACAAGCTCCTCAAATGTCTCCTTCTTTCGATAGATAAAAAGGACTATGCTATTGATCTTGTTGACAGGATGCAGTCCCATGGATACTGTTTGAATTCACATCAATATGACAAAGCAATGTACGTTATTCGACGGCTAAGGAGAAGGAGGAGCAATAAAATGCAGAATTTTGAATGA